The Pseudomonadota bacterium DNA window TGTTTACGCAAGTGTTTCTATTCCTTGCCGGTAAAGCTGGAAATTATTATTAAACGTGCAGTCAGTTTTTTGGGGCGGGGAATAAATGTTCTACTTGAAGCGCATCCACCCAAATTTTTTTACTTTTTATTATTGTTTAAAAAAACATTGAATTTCCAAAATGTTTTCTTTAAGGTAGTCTATCTAATCTGCAACCCACAATTTTCTTATAAGGTAAGAAAAAAATCTAACTGTATCCGATTTACTTCATACAGAAAAAACACCGTAATTTCAGTACGCAAAATAATATTCTATATACAATAGAGGAGGATGATTACAATGAAGAAAGAAGTAATTAGACTGTTAGTAGGGGCTGTATTATTGGTATCACTCTCGTTCTATCTTGGCGGCTGTGCTCAGCAAAAGGTTGATGCAGGGACTTCGTCCCATTCCCCAGCAGTCACAGTACAGCCTGTTGATACTCCTTCGACAGCCGCGAGCACCGCAACATCCACCGAGTCATTAATGTCTGAAGGGGATATTGCTGCAGGCCAGGAAGAGTCTCTGGATGCCAGTTCTTCTGAAATGAACCAGGCAGATACAATACTTGAGGGTCGTTCTTCAGGACCAATGCTTCCTGTTTACTTCGATTTTGACCGTTTCAATATACGAGAAGACCAGAAAGTGCGGATTGAAAATAACGCTGCATTCATTAAAGAATCCCATAAATCCATTCGCATAGAGGGCAATTGTGACGAACGGGGGACAAATGAATACAATATGGCCCTGGGGATGCGTCGCGCAAACAGCTCCAAGAAATACCTTGTCAATCTCGGAGTTGATGAAAATCTGCTTGGTACGATCAGCTATGGAGAAGAGAAACCGTTAAACTATGGCCATGACGAGCTTGCATGGTCACAGAATCGACGTGATGATTTTGTAATAATCAAGTAATTCGGATAGTATTTATTAAAACCGGGATAGTGATCCAGATTTGGACCTATTCCGGTTTTTTTTTGTTGATTGATTATAATCAATTATTACAAATCAGGAGAAGATCAATGAAGAGAAATATTTTGAATACCGTATTAGCCTTTTTTACTGTGTTGTTTGTCTGCAATGCAGTTTCCGCCTTAGCCCAGGAGAATTCTCTTTCCATCGCCACAATAGATTTGAAAATTATAATGAACGAATCAAAGCTTGGAATGGCGTCGCAACAATTTATGACCACCAAACTTGAAGAACTCAAGGAGGCACTCCGTCCTGAGCAGGAACAGCTTATGCAGATGGAAAGTGATATTCAAAAGAAAAGCTCGGTCTGGAGTGAAGCCACAAGGATCGAAAAGGAAAGGGAATTGATGGCCCGAGGCCAGCAGTTTCAGATGGTTTCTCAACGTGAGATGAAGAAACTTGAAAAGAATATCATTGAACCTGTGCTGAAAGATATTAATGATGTGACGCGGGAAGTTGCAATACAAAAAGGCTTCACCATTGTATTGAATAATTCAGCCCCGGGGCTTCTTGCAGGAAATGAATTAATCTATGCCGCACCTTCTACAGACATCAGCCAGGATGTCTTAAAAGCTCTGGACAATCGTTCCGCAAGTGAAATGAAAGAGTTTAATCAAAGTTCAAAAGACTCTCAAGGGCCGGCTGCGGAAAAACCGGAATAATCAGGGAAAGGGGTTGTTTTTTTTAAACTTGATTTTCTAATTTCCTGGAAGATAATTGCCGGAGAATTAATAAACCCGGAATTGCAATCAGTACACAGGCGATAAAGAATAATGTCCATCCCAGGTGTTTGGCGAGTATACCTGTTATGGAAGAGACAAATACACGTGGGACGGCCATAAGGCTGCTTAAAAGAGCATACTGGGTCGCCGTGAATTTTTTGTTGGTGATACTTGCCATAAAAGCCACATAAGCCGCAGTCCCCATTCCGCTGCTTAGATTTTCAAACGAGATGACTCCGGTCAAGGCCGTTATGTTATGTCCGGCCCGGGCAAGGACTACGAAGCCCGCAGTTGAAACAGCCTGAAGTATACCAAAATACCAGAGGGATCGATTTATCCCTATCCTGAGCATGATTACTCCACCCAGGAGTCCCCCGGCTATTGTTGCCCAGAATCCAAAGAGTTTCACCACAGCGCCGATTTCAGTCTTGGTGAATCCCAGATTAAGATAAAAGGGTATGGTCATTTCACTGGCCATCGTATCTCCAATTTTGTAAAGGAGAATGAAGGCAAGAATCCATATCGCACCCCTGCGGCTGAAATATTCAACAAATGGTTCATAAACAGCCTTGATGAACGTCGTAGGGGAGCCGGTCAATTCAGGTTCCGGTGTCAGGATGGTTGTGATGATTCCTGGCAACATGCATGCTGCCATTATGAGATAAACCAGGGTGTAAGGAATGTGGTCCGCGAGGATAAGCCCGCCACCTGAGGCGAGGAGCATGCCAAGCCGATAACCGTTTACATACAATGAAGAACCAAGCCCGAGTTCCGGGTCATTGAGATCCTCTCTTCTGTAGGCATCAACCACGATATCCTGAGAAGCACTGAATAAAGTGACCAGGAAAGCTGCAATGGCAACGAACAATGTATTTTTCCCAGGGTCCGTAAAACCAAGCCATGCGATGGAAAGAGTAAGCAGGACCTGAAAGATCAGGAGCCAGCCTCTTCTGCGTCCTAGAAAAGGCAGGCGGATATGATCAAGCAGGGGAGACCACAGGAATTTAATCGAATAGGGCAAACCGACGAGGGCGAACAAGCCGATTACAGTGAGATCAACGCCTTTTTCCGTCATCCATGCCTGGAGTACGGATTTTGTCAAAAGCAGAGGAAGTCCGCAGGCAAAACCCATAATCAGCGCGACGAGCATTCGGCGGCTGATTATGAGCTTGAGAATTGACTGTCTTGTTTCGATTTCTATACCCTACGCGGTTATCCTGCCAGGAATACCAGTGTTATGAATCAGGCAGTTTTGATATCATGAAAACGGTATATAGCCGGCTTGAATAGTTCATGACATTCGATGGAATTGTTTATGTGATAACAGAGCGAAATAATCGAAAAAAATGTCATGTTTGTAAAACAACAAAATTGTGCCGGATAATCTAAAAGTTAGTTAATCGAAATCACTCAACTCGTGAAATATCCGGGTCAGATGGTTTCAGGATTTTTTTTCCACAATCTCGATGGCAGCGTTTATAATTGCCGGAGTGTCAATCTTACAATTGTGTCTCAGTATTTCCTGGCTGCCGTGTTCTACAAACCGGTCAGGAATCCCAAGGGTTTTTACCCTGATATTCAGAATTTCCCGCCGTGCAAAAAGTTCCAATACGGCGCTGCCGAATCCGCCTTTGCGGGTGTTTTCTTCGATGGTAATAACCTTTCCGGTTTTAAGAGCCCACTTTGAGATAAGATCTCCATCAATGGGATTGATAAACCGTGGGTTGATCACTGCAGCATCTATGCCGATCTTTTTTAGTCCTTCAGCCGCTTCCATGGCCGGATAAACCCGGTTTCCTACGGGAAGAAGCAGGACATCATTTCCTTTGCGGAGCAATTCGCCTTTGCCGATGGGGATTTTTTTGAGTTCAGCGGAGAGTTTCACCCCTTCGCCACTCCCTCGGGGATATCTGATTGCAGCAGGTCCCGGACAGAATATTGCGGTGAAGAGCATGTGTTGCAATTCGTTTTCATCCTTGGGGGCCATGAGGACCAGGTTCGGGATGAATCTCAGAAAGGTCAGATCGAACACCCCGTGGTGGGTGGGGCCGTCGTCACCGACCAGACCGCCGCGGTCTATGACAAAGGTCACCGGGAGATTCGGCAGGCAGACGTCATGGATGATCTGGTCTAATGACCGCTGCAGGAAGGTTGAATAAATTGCAACCACCGGTAACATGCCTTCCGTTGCCAGCCCTGCGGCAAAAGTCACGGCATGTTGTTCGGCGATACCCACATCAAAAAAACGGTCGGGAAAACGTTTTGAGAATTGTGAAAGACCGGTCCCTTTAGTCATCGCTGCTGATATCGCAGTGATTCTCGGGTCCTTTTCTGCAATGTGCACCAGAGCGTCACCAAAGGTGCGGGTGTAGGAAACAGGCATGGGGGGGGTGGGAAGCGGAGTACCGGTCTCAATGTCAAAGGGGGCGACTCCGTGATAATCGCCGGGATTCAATTCAGCCGGAGGATATCCTTTGCCTTTTGTTGTAATGACATGGACGAGGACAGGACCATGGCTGAAGTTTTTTATGTTTTTAAGGGTTTCAAGAAGTGCCTCGATCTGATGCCCCGGTATGGGGCCGACATATTCGAATTTCAGGGATTCGAAAAGCATTCCCGGAGTGAAAAATCCTTTGAGGCTTTCTTCACTCTTTTTGAGTACCTGCAGGATATTTTCGCCGACATTTGCGAAGGATTTCAGGAAATGTTCCATGTCTCTTTTGAAACGGACCATGGATTTTCCAGTGAGTTTTCTGCTCAAGAAACTTGAAAGTGCGCCGACATTGGGTGAAATTGACATTTCATTGTCATTGAGAATAACAATGAGGTTTTTATCGAGATGACCGGCCTGATTCAACGCTTCAAAGGCCATGCCGCCGGTCATCGATCCATCGCCGATCACCGCAATGGCTCTGCTTGTGTCGCCTTTGAGAGATTTTGCCAGGGATATGCCGAGGCTCGCGGAAATCGACGTGCTGCTGTGGCCTGTATCAAAAGCGTCATAGGGGCTTTCTTCACGTTTTGGAAAACCACTGATGCCTTTATATTGTCGCAAGGTGTGAAACTGATCCCTTCTGCCGGTAATCAGTTTATGGGCATATGCCTGATGACCCACATCCCAGATGAGTTTGTCGTCCGGAGTATTGAATACATAGTGAATGGCAAGGGTAAGCTCAACAACACCGAGACAGGGTGCAAGATGCCCGCCGGTTTCGGCAACGGTTTGCACGATGGTCCTGCGGATTTCAGCAGCAAGGGCTGGAAGGTCCGACTCTCGGAGCATGCGCAGATCTTTTGGGGACTCGATACTGTCCAGTATAGGTGTTGATAATGACATGAATATCTAAAAATAGTTTGAATTGTTCGTTTAAAAATCGATATATTAATTAGTTTGTCTGATTAATGCCCGCCCACTATAGAGGATTTTGCAAAAAGTCTACATCATTTATTTTTTTCGAGTCAGAATGTAATCCGCAAGTTCACGTAAAAAGACAGCGTTCCCTCCAAAAATATCCAGTATATCTTTTGCCGCAGAGATGGCTTCATGGGCTTTGCTGCGGCTTGTCTCGACTCCGAAATAGGCCGGATAGGTGGCTTTTTCAAGTTCTGCATCAGATCCCGCGCTTTTTCCCAGTTGTTCAGTAGTGCCTTCGACATTTAACAGATCATCGACAATTTGAAAGGCCAGGCCGATTTTTTCGCCATAACAGGTAAGCGCTGCAAATTGATCTTTTGAGGCATTGGCGCAGATTGCCCCCGCCTGGACTGAAGCGGTGATCAATGCCCCGGTCTTGCGACTATGGATATACTGAAGTGTATCAAAGGATATCTCCTTGCCTTCAGAATCCATATCAATTGCCTGTCCACCGACCATTCCTAATGAACCGGCGGCTTGAGCAATTATCCGTATGAGGCGGAGCTGGTTTTCTGGGAAAATCCGGCTAGAGACATGGGGGTCGGATAATAATTCAAAGGCATACGTCAGCAGACCGTCTCCGGCAAGT harbors:
- a CDS encoding OmpA family protein; amino-acid sequence: MKKEVIRLLVGAVLLVSLSFYLGGCAQQKVDAGTSSHSPAVTVQPVDTPSTAASTATSTESLMSEGDIAAGQEESLDASSSEMNQADTILEGRSSGPMLPVYFDFDRFNIREDQKVRIENNAAFIKESHKSIRIEGNCDERGTNEYNMALGMRRANSSKKYLVNLGVDENLLGTISYGEEKPLNYGHDELAWSQNRRDDFVIIK
- a CDS encoding OmpH family outer membrane protein; protein product: MKRNILNTVLAFFTVLFVCNAVSALAQENSLSIATIDLKIIMNESKLGMASQQFMTTKLEELKEALRPEQEQLMQMESDIQKKSSVWSEATRIEKERELMARGQQFQMVSQREMKKLEKNIIEPVLKDINDVTREVAIQKGFTIVLNNSAPGLLAGNELIYAAPSTDISQDVLKALDNRSASEMKEFNQSSKDSQGPAAEKPE
- a CDS encoding AmpG family muropeptide MFS transporter, whose translation is MLVALIMGFACGLPLLLTKSVLQAWMTEKGVDLTVIGLFALVGLPYSIKFLWSPLLDHIRLPFLGRRRGWLLIFQVLLTLSIAWLGFTDPGKNTLFVAIAAFLVTLFSASQDIVVDAYRREDLNDPELGLGSSLYVNGYRLGMLLASGGGLILADHIPYTLVYLIMAACMLPGIITTILTPEPELTGSPTTFIKAVYEPFVEYFSRRGAIWILAFILLYKIGDTMASEMTIPFYLNLGFTKTEIGAVVKLFGFWATIAGGLLGGVIMLRIGINRSLWYFGILQAVSTAGFVVLARAGHNITALTGVISFENLSSGMGTAAYVAFMASITNKKFTATQYALLSSLMAVPRVFVSSITGILAKHLGWTLFFIACVLIAIPGLLILRQLSSRKLENQV
- the dxs gene encoding 1-deoxy-D-xylulose-5-phosphate synthase: MSLSTPILDSIESPKDLRMLRESDLPALAAEIRRTIVQTVAETGGHLAPCLGVVELTLAIHYVFNTPDDKLIWDVGHQAYAHKLITGRRDQFHTLRQYKGISGFPKREESPYDAFDTGHSSTSISASLGISLAKSLKGDTSRAIAVIGDGSMTGGMAFEALNQAGHLDKNLIVILNDNEMSISPNVGALSSFLSRKLTGKSMVRFKRDMEHFLKSFANVGENILQVLKKSEESLKGFFTPGMLFESLKFEYVGPIPGHQIEALLETLKNIKNFSHGPVLVHVITTKGKGYPPAELNPGDYHGVAPFDIETGTPLPTPPMPVSYTRTFGDALVHIAEKDPRITAISAAMTKGTGLSQFSKRFPDRFFDVGIAEQHAVTFAAGLATEGMLPVVAIYSTFLQRSLDQIIHDVCLPNLPVTFVIDRGGLVGDDGPTHHGVFDLTFLRFIPNLVLMAPKDENELQHMLFTAIFCPGPAAIRYPRGSGEGVKLSAELKKIPIGKGELLRKGNDVLLLPVGNRVYPAMEAAEGLKKIGIDAAVINPRFINPIDGDLISKWALKTGKVITIEENTRKGGFGSAVLELFARREILNIRVKTLGIPDRFVEHGSQEILRHNCKIDTPAIINAAIEIVEKKS
- a CDS encoding polyprenyl synthetase family protein, yielding MNFKETYDQKRTDVEHALEKLMLRPDGRLADHIKAMRYSLFAGGKRVRPVLCIAASQTIDPAIEPVMTVACAFECIHTYSLIHDDLPAMDNDDLRRGKPTNHKVFGEAEAILAGDGLLTYAFELLSDPHVSSRIFPENQLRLIRIIAQAAGSLGMVGGQAIDMDSEGKEISFDTLQYIHSRKTGALITASVQAGAICANASKDQFAALTCYGEKIGLAFQIVDDLLNVEGTTEQLGKSAGSDAELEKATYPAYFGVETSRSKAHEAISAAKDILDIFGGNAVFLRELADYILTRKK